The following proteins come from a genomic window of Salvia hispanica cultivar TCC Black 2014 chromosome 4, UniMelb_Shisp_WGS_1.0, whole genome shotgun sequence:
- the LOC125221930 gene encoding cullin-1 — MTMNQRTTIDLEQGWDFMQNGITKLKRILEGLPEPQFSSEDYIMLYTTIYNMCTQKPPHDYSQQLYDKYKEAFQEYISTTVLPSLKEKHDEFMLRELVQRWSNHKIMVRWLSRFFHYLDRYFVARRSLPILREVGLSCFRDLVYVELSGKVKDAVISLIDQEREGEQIDRALLKNVLDIFVEIGMGQMEYYENDFEAALLNDTAAYYSRKASNWILDDSCPDYMLKAEECLKREKDRVAHYLHSSSETKLLEKVQHELLSVYATQLLEKEHSGCHALLRDDKVDDLSRMYRLFSKIPRGLEPVAQIFKQHVTAEGTALVKQAEDAASTKKAEKRDVIGLQEQVFVRKIIELHDKFMAYVNDCFLNHTLFHKALKEAFEVFCNKGVAGSSSAELLATFCDNILKKGGSEKLSDEAIEETLEKVVKLLAYISDKDLFAEFYRKKLARRLLFDKSANDEHERSILTKLKQQCGGQFTSKMEGMVTDLTLARENQASFEEYLSNTPNANPGIDLTVTVLTTGFWPSYKSFDLNLPAEMVKCVEVFKEFYQTKTKHRKLTWIYSLGTCNINGKFEQKTIELIVTTYQAAALLLFNASDRLSYQEIMTQLNLSDDDVIRLLHSLSCARYKILTKEPSTKTIAPTDIFEFNSKFTDKMRRIKIPLPPVDEKKKVIEDVDKDRRYAIDASIVRIMKSRKVLGYQQLVMECVEQLGRMFKPDVKAIKKRIEDLITRDYLERDKENPNLFKYLA; from the exons ATGACTATGAACCAGCGTACCACGATTGATTTAGAACAAGGatgggattttatgcaaaacGGGATAACGAAATTGAAAAGAATTCTTGAAGGGTTGCCTGAGCCCCAGTTCAGCTCAGAGGACTACATAATGCTCTACAC GACAATCTACAACATGTGCACTCAAAAGCCCCCACATGATTATTCTCAACAATTATATGACAAATACAAGGAGGCTTTCCAAGAGTACATTTCAACGACA GTTTTGCCTTCTTTAAAGGAAAAGCATGATGAGTTCATGCTAAGGGAGCTTGTACAAAGGTGGTCAAATCATAAGATCATGGTGCGATGGCTTTCAAGGTTCTTCCACTATCTTGATAGGTACTTCGTTGCCAGAAGGTCACTTCCAATACTTAGGGAAGTTGGTCTGTCATGCTTCCGGGACCTG gtATATGTGGAGTTATCTGGGAAAGTCAAAGATGCTGTTATTTCTCTG atcGATCAAGAGCGAGAAGGGGAGCAAATAGATCGAGCTTTGTTGAAGAATGTATTGGACATATTTGTTGAGATAGGAATGGGGCAGATGgaatattatgaaaatgaCTTTGAAGCAGCGCTGCTAAATGACACAGCAGCTTACTATTCTCGAAAGGCTTCAAATTGGATCTTAGATGATTCATGTCCTGATTATATGCTAAAG GCTGAGGAGTGTTTGAAACGAGAAAAGGACAGGGTTGCTCATTATCTTCATTCAAGTAGTGAGACAAAGTTGCTTGAG AAAGTACAACACGAACTGCTATCTGTGTACGCCACCCAGCTACTAGAGAAGGAGCACTCAGGTTGTCATGCTTTACTGAGGGATGACAAG GTTGATGATTTGTCAAGGATGTATAGGCTATTTTCAAAAATACCTCGCGGTTTAGAGCCTGTTGCACAGATTTTTAAGCAg CATGTTACTGCTGAAGGCACAGCTTTGGTCAAACAAGCCGAAGATGCTGCAagtactaagaag GCAGAAAAGAGAGATGTTATTGGATTGCAGGAGCAG GTATTtgtgagaaaaataattgagCTCCATGACAAATTCATGGCATATGTGAATGATTGTTTCCTAAATCACACGCTTTTCCACAAG GCTCTCAAGGAGGCCTTTGAAGTTTTCTGCAATAAGGGAGTTGCTGGAAGTTCTAGCGCGGAACTTCTTGCCACATTTTGTGATAACATACTCAAAAAGGGTGGAAGTGAAAAATTGAGTGATGAAGCTATAGAAGAAACTCTGGAGAAG GTTGTAAAACTGCTTGCTTACATTAGCGATAAGGATTTATTTGCTGAATTTTATCG GAAAAAGCTTGCACGACGTCTGTTATTTGATAAAAGTGCTAACGATGAGCATGAGAGAAGCATCCTAACAAAGTTGAAGCAGCAATGTGGTGGCCAATTTACCTCAAAAATGGAGGGAATG GTAACGGATTTAACCCTAGCTAGAGAAAATCAAGCCAGCTTTGAGGAGTATCTCAGCAATACACCAAATGCAAATCCAGGGATTGACTTGACGGTGACTGTTCTGACAACGGGTTTCTGGCCTAGCTACAAGTCCTTTGATCTTAATCTTCCAGCTGAGATG GTTAAATGTGTTGAAGTGTTCAAAGAgttttatcaaacaaaaacaaagcaTAGGAAACTTACATGGATATATTCTTTGGGCACATGTAACATTAATGGAAAATTCGAACAAAAAACAATAGAGCTGATTGTGACTACTTATCAG gcTGCTGCGCTGCTACTGTTTAATGCATCGGATAGATTAAGCTATCAAGAAATTATGACTCAGTTGAATCTATCTGATGACGATGTCATCAGACTGCTTCATTCACTTTCATGCGCTAGGTACAAGATTTTGACGAAGGAGCCTAGCACCAAAACCATTGCTCCAACTGATATCtttgaatttaattccaaGTTCACGGACAAAATGCGAAGGATCAAG ATCCCTCTTCCTCCTGTGGATGAGAAAAAGAAGGTGATTGAGGATGTTGATAAGGACAGACGTTATGCAATAGATGCCTCAATTGTTCGTATCATGAAGAGTAGGAAGGTCTTGGGATACCAGCAGCTAGTTATGGAGTGTGTTGAGCAATTGGGCCGAATGTTTAAG CCGGATGTCAAAGCAATCAAGAAGAGGATTGAGGATCTGATCACTCGTGACTACCTTGAACGGGACAAGGAAAATCCCAACTTGTTCAAGTACTTGGCGTAA